In Fibrobacter sp. UWR3, the genomic window CTGGGGCTTTGATGGGGACTATAACGGCTGGTATATGGGCGGTGATGTTGGGCTCAATCTGTTTGCGCTTAGTTCCAAGACTCATTGGCTCTCCCTGATGCTTCGCTACGACTGGACCTATGGCGAAGACTGGGACGAGGGGAGTAGAGTCTCTATCAACCTGGTTTACAATCACCGCACTTACTTTAGCGATTGAGGCCTGCGATGAAATCCCTGAAAACCTCACTCCGCAAAATACTTTCGCTCGCCATTGCTGCGCCCATGATTGTTTTGGCGATCGAGGCCAGCATTGGTCCGCGTTCCGCTTTTAAGGATGCGGATATAAGGAGGCTTGATTTCCAGACGGTAACGAATTTGCATAGTGCGTATGTCCGCGACTACGTAGATCCGCAGATAGTCTACCTCAATAGCCAACTTGATTCCTGTACTGTGGCACGTGAAGATTGCCAGTTTGCGACTGCCGGATATGGTAATGAATTTGGCTCGTATAAACCGTATATCTATTTCAAGTGTGATATAGACAAACGTGAAAAGATCCTGTTCTCGCAGTTCCGCTATTATCCCGATTCTGAAAAGGTGTCCTTGAGTATCTTCCGTGAATCGGTGTTCCAGGCGCACGGATTCTCCTTTGCGGAAAGGGCCGGCTATTCGCTCCTGGTGTTCGTTGTCCTGTGCCTGCTTTCGCATAGAAAACTTAATGAGTGGCTGAGGAAGGGACGTGGTAAAAGAATCGTCGAATGGTTGGGGAGCGGGCATGGTACAAACGATGCACTAGAACGCGAGATTGAAGAGACCGAGGCTTTCGACAGGATGCTTGCCGAGGGCAAGAAGAACCGCGAAAAGGAACGCAAGCAGAACGGAAAGGCAAAGTATATTCCGTAGTAGCCGCTTTTTTCAAAGAAAAACGTGACTGTTGTCATGCTTGTCCACAGGCAGGCATTTTTCTTGAACTTTACCATTTTTCGAGTATATATTTACGGGAAAGCCGCGGTCAAAACGCGGCTAGAGGTGTTGTATATGGGTAATTCAAGGTTTTTCGCGGGTGCTGCACTCGGTTCGCTGCTCGCTGTCTCTCCTGCACTCGCCATCGATGTAACCGTCGATGCAGATGCGGGCATCAAGAAGATTTCGCCATACATTTACGGGCGAAACATCGACAAAATCAGCGATACGGACGCCGCAAGCGACGCGGACGAATCCGCATTCATCAACCAGATGCTCGATGCGGGCATCCACATGATGCGCGCGAACAACGGCAACAACTCCACGCGCTACAACTGGAGCCACAAAATGACGGTTCATCCGGACTGGTTCAACAACGTTTATGCGCACGACTGGGATATCACCGCGAAAAAGGTGCTCGATAAGATGCCGGGAGTCGACGCAATGTACGGCTTCCAGCTCACGGGCTACGCGGCAAGCAGCACCGAATACAATTTCCCCGACTGGAACTGGAAACAGGAACACGGCTCATATCCGTCGAGATCATTCGACCTCGCGGGTGGCGGCGAAGTATCAGAAGACGGCCAGACGCTCATCAAGGCGGGCGACGCCTCGCTCTACAACATGGAATGGCCCGCCGATTCTACGGTCGGCATCATTCCGCACTGGAAGGATGAACTCAAGTACGACATGAGCCGTTTTAAATACTGGAGCATGGACAACGAAATTGAAATCTGGCGCGGAACCCACAACGACCTGGACTTGCCCGTGACCGGCGACTTCCTCGTCGAACGCTACATCGACGTGGCCAAGAAGGCGCGCGCCGCCTGGGGCGATATCAAGCTCACCGGCCCCGTAGTCGCCAATGAATGGCAATGGTGCCACATCAATGCCTACAACGAAGAAAGCAGGCCAAAGATTGACGGACAGGAATACTGCTGGCTCGAATTCTTCACCAAGAAAATCGCCGAAGCGCAAAAGGCGAGCGGCACGCGGCTCCTCGACGTGTTCGACATTCACTGGTACCCCACCGAAAAGGACTACGAAAGCCGTGTCAACTGGCACCGCGTTCTGTTCGATACCACCTACTACTACAAGGGCGGTAACGGCGTGCGCTGCGCCACGGGCAAATGCGACTGGAGCGACAAGGAGAAGGGCTACAGGTCATACATCTTCGTGCGCATCAACAACTGGCTCGAAAAGTACTTTGGCAAGGATCACGGCATTACGCTCGGCATTACCGAAACCGACCTGAACGATTCTGATCCTATGGTGACAGCGCTCATCTATGCGTCTTTCCTCGGAACCATGCAGGACAACGGTGTCGAGATTTTCACCCCGTGGACATGGGGCGACGGCATGTACGAAACGGTGCACCTGTTCAGCCGCTACGGCCACCCGAACCGCGTGCAGTCCACCTCCAGCAACGACTCGCTGGTGTCGGCCTACAGTTCCATCAGCAACAAGGGCGACTCGCTTACGGTTATCTTCGTGAACCGCGCCGAAAAGGACGCCCAGGACGTGAACCTCAGCCTCGCGAACTTCGCCTCCGATGGAACGGTAAAAACACTCACGCTGCAGAACCTCCAGGGCGAAACGTTCGTTTCTCATACAAACAACGCCTTGAAAGAAAACGTGGTGGATGCAAATCCGCAGGGCGGCACCACCACTGCGAACGACTACAGCATTAACAGTTTC contains:
- a CDS encoding glycoside hydrolase family 44 protein is translated as MGNSRFFAGAALGSLLAVSPALAIDVTVDADAGIKKISPYIYGRNIDKISDTDAASDADESAFINQMLDAGIHMMRANNGNNSTRYNWSHKMTVHPDWFNNVYAHDWDITAKKVLDKMPGVDAMYGFQLTGYAASSTEYNFPDWNWKQEHGSYPSRSFDLAGGGEVSEDGQTLIKAGDASLYNMEWPADSTVGIIPHWKDELKYDMSRFKYWSMDNEIEIWRGTHNDLDLPVTGDFLVERYIDVAKKARAAWGDIKLTGPVVANEWQWCHINAYNEESRPKIDGQEYCWLEFFTKKIAEAQKASGTRLLDVFDIHWYPTEKDYESRVNWHRVLFDTTYYYKGGNGVRCATGKCDWSDKEKGYRSYIFVRINNWLEKYFGKDHGITLGITETDLNDSDPMVTALIYASFLGTMQDNGVEIFTPWTWGDGMYETVHLFSRYGHPNRVQSTSSNDSLVSAYSSISNKGDSLTVIFVNRAEKDAQDVNLSLANFASDGTVKTLTLQNLQGETFVSHTNNALKENVVDANPQGGTTTANDYSINSFKMTLPAKSITAVLLTTATPKQGVISAGKALAGNMLHRDNGGWAINNGLGNVRSVSVFNSRGQSVMQMERPARGNIRLASETLGKGVFFVRIKTAGGVQMRKIDVK